One window of the Anopheles cruzii chromosome 2, idAnoCruzAS_RS32_06, whole genome shotgun sequence genome contains the following:
- the LOC128269380 gene encoding protein doublesex-like, translated as MAATYRSHHRHYHSPSPHHHHHHQGGGERKSRSSPRNHHHHHLQQGNAGEKLQYQNAFGGSVGANLGGSPSSSSERYYRHYPSHQHHHLSGAVGSGGSGGYYDLSEKLDSSLTVGGGSRSSEKSSSLISGDSNNNHHNGHHHSPASGGSASILSHGSDSNVATGSGSNASGGSKKRTIVLVGDGRSRVRRVVRTQTRQITVVSYSGRKKETETHTSHHATIVR; from the exons taccggagccaccaccggcactaTCACTCGCCGTcgccccaccatcaccaccaccatcaaggTGGTGGCGAGCGGAAGTCACGATCCTCGCCACggaaccaccatcaccatcacctgCAGCAGGGCAACGCGGGCGAGAAGCTCCAGTATCAGAACGCATTCGGGGGCTCGGTGGGCGCCAACCTCGGCGGATCGccctcgtcgtcctcggagCGATACTACCGGCACTACCCgtcccaccagcaccaccacctgtcGGGGGCAGTGGGcagtggtggcagcggcggatACTACGATCTGAGCGAGAAGCTCGACAGCAGCCTAACGGTGGGCGGCGGAAGTCGGAGTTCCGAGAAGAGCAGCAGTCTGATCAGTGGCGATAGTAACAATAACCAccacaatggccaccaccacagcccGGCGTCCGGTGGGTCGGCGAGTATCCTGAGCCACGGGAGCGATAGTAATGTGGCCACAGGGAGTGGCAGCAATGCCAGTGGTGGGAGCAAAAAGCGCACGATCGTGCTGGTGGGCGATGGGAGGAGCCGGGTGCGGCGGGTCGTTAGGACTCAGACGCGCCAGATAACGGTCGTCAGTTACTCCGggcgaaagaaggaaacggaaacgcacACCAGTCACCACGCGACCATAGTCAG GTAA
- the LOC128269373 gene encoding uncharacterized protein LOC128269373, translating to MTTDIARDLEAPGFSFENCRRNAQLVKNGFVPPKMIKTGTTICGIIFKDGVILGADTRATEGPIVADKNCEKIHYLAKNMYCCGAGTAADTEMTTQMIAFGEGLLLDRF from the exons ATGACTACGGATATTGCCCGCGATTTGGAAGCTCCGGGCTTCAGCTTTGAGAATTGCCGCCG AAACGCGCAGCTCGTCAAGAATGGCTTCGTGCCGCCGAAGATGATCAAAACGGGAACGACGATCTGTGGGATCATCTTCAAGGACGGGGTCATCCTCGGTGCCGACACCCGGGCCACCGAGGGCCCGATCGTGGCGGACAAGAACTGCGAGAAGATTCACTACCTGGCGAAGAACATGTACTGCTGCGGGGCCGGCACTGCGGCCGACACGGAGATGACCACACAGATGATCGCGTTCGGTGAGGGCCTTTTGCTCGATCGTTTTTAA